The Argopecten irradians isolate NY chromosome 16, Ai_NY, whole genome shotgun sequence genome window below encodes:
- the LOC138310431 gene encoding uncharacterized protein isoform X1, with protein MESIQRLVRSQTFSNWLDVAIGISITTTGISDYIKGTIRSLHDEIKYTEPCVRLPNCSSDCSKTEQNLSKWCPTCMEWKKQIMKHNRYNNRARNIKWKRISSKEWPHDVNEMVKVFAPEWETTMPYNEDLSVALHVIHNCKKFNIPIPVYNRVRDIRNTNAHGERRASITEKNQALNGLLKFLKRPEIASTKSGKKAISKLNKLKSTSALKLATTDVSIKRRLVQVSNSQPDIKDILIATLGGMDAKEKSLTDKIAKYKSILHTILIIVHVLLLLHVYDIHNQVNSKDLSNTNIYKDKDCLPLVLSKPCPWQADFPFDGYLNDLPVLYGRQWLVDKIQTSLIGTSSRGILLTAEMGYGKSMLVAKLLCSSKLALRKFILSYHICKFDVISTQRPEYFIKTLAGMLISHIPVAGNAILTNELGMKFLETGKCSEDPIGCLDAAIIHPLRGLEFDEERYVIIDAIDECGDSAAIAISLLDVLSKRISKMPWWLKFFVTARDINKVTEKFSQMNIFHESTNNVRNQDDISTFLAHHLYTHTTTLSRLFGSHIDLEKATKQILVISGSNFLHVDLAVRFWIDYSNSKVTDIPHSLSELYNANLERVFGDNLQKYDLARKVFEVLCTSNRKPTLDELKDIVHVTMHPYDLIGFLGNQMSHFVDGSSAYIRVRHKGICDHLSNETSVFSKYRISTQNGHKMFAMYLIDKHNLSRTDTLDMLIHVAESNDLDIKHLFKDSQHFVEMKLSASQYLHQMSKTKNSYLGTKLLIKILGKELINAFTSANVTASFLAAAFGHSETLRALLDEGEDYFFRVSDPPNKGGFEDAVNHCKYKTLWGYGLLDIAAQNGHLDVVNLLLSKNKSLLYMKNGLNLTPVHLASEHGHTDILDTFLAIDNTLADQHALYLASKNGHVGCVLALLQHGAEDTCIPCEDAMPWITDNTKRMQWDPCSYTSEDCTGVLLSRYDDLGEVTFVLYDDEYLIKCSTALEVAIQRGNTEVVVHLLSQAINGLACREHGGRSPILTAIKYNQSEILDVIVRKHGILNEKCTRAYNSTARLSVEILHINEKKKLMDDMCPLGAGVEHFLAMYGRIELFLYLKYHGISFDWTQRDEVGNTPFHYAACNNTWRMIQYMIIVEKVDIYVSARNGSLPIHSAVICNAIMSYVALRQFYAESNKELIDNEGRGLFHYLALATKFAKDVDQISLMFIIKNNTFMIKTSVKDANYSTYLHYAAAEGHYNILMYRSDISLLLETNNMNKNVIDVAFDNLPHNGEYRTCVGCSLVDLWTRQLKFEYDKVLSKEEMVIYRIFQVIHVYPETQRRVDFHKYHTLAVMKGNAFILLSIILFQPRPQDFLIDKHLLRTFFSTERPPIGMLYLLSQYTVSYCDQSFEDSLLHKTIRNENNKYWIYWVYGDEFVIVLRQKPAAFWDSCYDSDGANLLQHAVMGGNSLAVRFLIDYGMTFIWPPPHSVDLISLGVSHAKIYPINKIRSRAWMKYVTHTYFYDQIISDRDIFENNFYSSTQNFDKATLYVLSNVLKLGNMTLSDVCKTHSKQLSLVHRFAIKGHVLVLEALHEAFGKNVLQCKNVYKFTPLYFAKLFDHSDVIRFFESKSISVVYPHKRAEFAFLQIMATDDLSEPAYVDFMIRLTHPYIYQLKSLHRPVVRRTLQKLCFDSIRLFESFDVTDIVKNRFFHYLNILTGCNKSLIIGNSSRWHDHIKHLFSLCRTVKHILYGIHRFFYQFEYYLSLSAFHDDRNKLIIKTYPIKLSFQNIKTPLRISKKVCKRNRGKSLSVYS; from the exons ATGGAGTCAATACAGCGACTAGTAAGGAGTCAAACATTTTCAAACTGGTTAGATGTCGCCATCGGTATATCAATCACAACAACAGGGATTTCGGATTATATTAAAGGAACTATCCGATCTTTACATGACGAAATAAAGTATACTGAGCCATGCGTGCGATTACCAAACTGTAGCAGCGACTGTAGTAAGACAGAACAAAACTTGTCTAAGTGGTGCCCTACTTGTATGGAATGGAAGAAACAGATAATGAAACACAATAGATATAACAACAGAGCAAGAAATATCAAATGGAAAAGAATCAGTTCTAAAGAATGGCCACATGATGTCAATGAAATGGTGAAGGTGTTTGCTCCAGAATGGGAAACTACGATGCCATACAACGAGGACCTGTCTGTCGCATTGCACGTGATTCACAACTGCAAGAAGTTCAATATCCCTATCCCAGTTTACAATCGTGTCAGAGATATAAGGAACACAAATGCACACGGAGAACGCCGGGCGAGCATAACGGAAAAGAACCAAGCCCTGAACGGTCTGCTTAAGTTTCTTAAAAGGCCGGAAATCGCTTCAACTAAATCTGGTAAAAAAGCAATTTCAAAGCTAAATAAACTGAAATCAACATCTGCTCTGAAACTTGCCACAACTGATGTGTCAATCAAGCGTCGCCTGGTACAAGTGAGTAATTCACAACCTGATATAAAGGACATATTAATAGCCACATTGGGTGGCATGGATGCGAAAGAGAAGAGCTTGACTGACAAAATTGCCAAGTACAAGAGCATTCTACATACAATTCTTATAATAGTACATGTACTTctgttgttacatgtatatgacattcATAATCAAGTCAACTCCAAAGATCTgtcaaacacaaatatatacaaagacAAAG actGTCTTCCTTTGGTTCTAAGCAAGCCCTGTCCATGGCAAGCAGACTTTCCTTTTGATGGGTACCTAAATGATCTCCCTGTACTATATGGCCGCCAATGGCTTGTCGACAAGATACAGACATCCTTAATTGGCACATCTTCCAGAGGCATCCTGTTGACGGCCGAAATGGGTTACGGTAAATCTATGTTAGTAGCGAAACTTCTCTGTAGTTCTAAATTGGCATTGCGGAAGTTCATTTTGTCATACCATATTTGTAAATTTGACGTCATAAGTACTCAAAGGCCAGAATATTTCATCAAAACCCTAGCTGGTATGTTAATTAGTCACATACCAGTGGCAGGAAATGCTATTTTGACTAATGAACTCGGGATGAAATTTCTAGAAACCGGTAAATGTTCTGAGGATCCTATTGGTTGCCTGGACGCCGCCATTATTCATCCTCTGCGGGGATTAGAATTTGATGAAGAAAGGTACGTTATCATCGATGCTATTGATGAATGTGGAGATTCAGCCGCCATTGCTATTTCTCTTCTTGACGTGTTGTCAAAACGAATAAGTAAAATGCCGTGGTGGCTTAAGTTCTTTGTAACAGCAAGAGACATCAATAAGGTGACTGAAAAGTTTTCAcaaatgaatatatttcatgAATCCACAAATAATGTTCGGAATCAAGACGACATTTCTACCTTCCTCGCTCATCATTTGTACACTCACACAACAACATTATCACGTTTGTTCGGTTCACACATTGATCTCGAGAAAGCAACAAAACAGATTTTGGTTATTAGTGGATCAAATTTTTTACATGTAGACCTGGCTGTCAGATTTTGGATAGATTACTCTAATAGCAAGGTCACTGACATTCCACATTCACTTAGTGAATTATACAATGCAAATTTAGAGCGTGTATTCGGTGACAACCTGCAAAAATATGATCTTGCAAGGAAAGTATTTGAGGTGCTATGCACATCAAATCGAAAACCAACACTTGATGAGTTAAAAGATATTGTTCATGTTACAATGCATCCATATGACCTTATAGGTTTTCTAGGTAATCAGATGTCACATTTCGTTGATGGCAGTTCAGCGTATATAAGAGTTCGCCACAAAGGAATATGTGATCACCTTAGTAACGAGACTTCCGTGTTTTCTAAGTATCGTATTTCTACTCAAAATGGTCACAAAATGTTTGCAATGTACCTGATCGACAAGCACAATCTCAGTAGAACTGACACACTAGATATGTTAATTCACGTTGCCGAGTCAAACGATTtggatataaaacatttatttaaagataGCCAGCACTTTGTGGAAATGAAATTGTCCGCCAGCCAATATCTCCATCAAATGAGCAAAACAAAGAATTCGTATCTAGGTACAAAGCTTCTTATCAAAATCCTTGGAAAAGAACTCATAAATGCTTTTACGTCGGCAAATGTTACAGCTTCATTTCTTGCTGCAGCCTTTGGGCATTCGGAAACGCTTCGAGCCCTGCTAGATGAAGGTGAGGACTATTTCTTTAGAGTATCAGATCCACCTAACAAGGGCGGATTTGAGGATGCGGTCAACCACTGCAAGTATAAAACATTATGGGGTTATGGCTTACTAGATATTGCTGCTCAAAATGGACATTTAGACGTAGTTAACCTGCTATTGTCCAAAAATAAGTCACTACTCTACATGAAAAACGGCTTAAACCTCACCCCCGTTCACTTAGCTTCAGAGCATGGCCACACAGATATTTTAGACACGTTTTTAGCGATAGATAATACCTTAGCTGATCAACACGCCTTATACCTGGCATCAAAGAATGGTCATGTTGGGTGTGTGTTGGCGTTGTTGCAGCATGGTGCTGAAGACACTTGTATTCCATGTGAAGACGCAATGCCCTGGATCACCGATAACACAAAGCGAATGCAATGGGACCCTTGTTCTTACACCAGCGAAGACTGTACTGGTGTACTACTGTCTCGGTATGACGATTTAGGAGaggttacatttgttttgtatgaTGATGAGTATCTGATCAAATGTTCAACGGCATTAGAGGTTGCCATACAAAGGGGCAATACAGAAGTGGTTGTGCATTTACTTTCCCAAGCCATCAACGGTTTGGCTTGTCGAGAGCATGGGGGAAGATCCCCAATCCTAACTGCAATTAAATATAATCAATCTGAAATATTAGATGTTATTGTGAGAAAACACGGAATTCTCAATGAGAAATGTACACGTGCATACAATTCAACAGCAAGACTTTCTGTTGAAATCCTACACATaaacgagaaaaaaaaattgatggatGACATGTGCCCATTGGGAGCAGGTGTTGAACATTTCCTAGCTATGTATGGTAGAATAGAACTATTTTTGTATCTCAAATATCATGGTATATCCTTTGACTGGACGCAGAGAGACGAAGTTGGCAATACACCATTTCACTATGCAGCTTGTAATAATACATGGAGAATGATACAGTATATGATTATAGTTGAGAaagtagatatatatgtatctgcTAGAAATGGGTCGCTCCCGATACATTCTGCTGTGATTTGTAATGCTATAATGTCATATGTTGCTCTAAGACAATTCTACGCTGAATCGAACAAAGAACTGATAGATAATGAAGGGCGTGGATTGTTTCATTATTTAGCGCTAGCAACAAAATTTGCAAAGGATGTAGATCAAATTTCATTaatgttcattataaaaaacAATACTTTTATGATAAAAACGTCTGTAAAAGATGCCAACTACAGTACATATCTACATTATGCAGCTGCAGAAGGGCATTACAATATCCTAATGTATCGTTCAGATATATCCCTTTTATTAGAAACAAATAAcatgaataaaaatgtaatagaTGTAGCATTTGATAATTTGCCACACAACGGAGAATATAGAACATGTGTCGGCTGTTCACTGGTCGATCTATGGACAAGGCAACTTAAGTTTGAATACGATAAAGTGTTATCCAAGGAGGAGATGGTTATATATAGGATATTCCAGGTGATTCATGTTTATCCAGAGACACAAAGGAGAGTAGACTTCCACAAGTACCATACACTTGCCGTTATGAAAGGCAATGCATTCATACTTCTTTCTATAATTTTGTTTCAACCGAGACCGCAGGATTTTCTTATAGACAAACACCTATTGAGAACATTCTTTTCCACGGAACGACCGCCGATTGGAATGCTTTATCTTTTATCACAATATACAGTTAGTTATTGTGATCAATCCTTTGAAGACAGTCTTCTGCATAAAACAATAAGGAATGAAAACAACAAGTACTGGATATATTGGGTTTATGGGGACGAATTTGTTATTGTTCTGAGACAAAAACCTGCTGCGTTTTGGGATTCATGCTATGACAGTGACGGTGCAAATCTTCTCCAGCACGCTGTTATGGGTGGGAACTCTCTTGCTGTAAGGTTTCTGATAGACTACGGTATGACATTTATTTGGCCTCCACCTCACTCTGTTGACTTAATTTCGCTTGGTGTATCTCATGCTAAAATATATCCTATCAATAAGATACGATCACGAGCCTGGATGAAATATGTTACGCATACATACTTTTATGACCAAATTATATCTGATCgagacatttttgaaaataatttttatagttCGACTCAGAATTTTGACAAAGCCACTTTATACGTATTATCAAATGTATTGAAACTAGGCAACATGACATTATCCGACGTATGTAAAACACACTCAAAGCAACTGAGTTTGGTACATAGATTTGCCATAAAAGGTCACGTACTCGTCTTGGAGGCTTTGCACGAAGCTTTTGGTAAGAATGTTCTTCAGTGTAAGAATGTTTATAAATTTACACCGTTGTATTTTGCTAAACTATTCGATCATTCAGACGTGATAAGGTTTTTTGAAAGTAAATCTATAAGTGTTGTGTATCCCCATAAAAGGGCTGAATTTGCATTTTTGCAAATTATGGCAACTGATGACTTGTCTGAACCGGCTTACGTTGACTTCATGATAAGACTAACCCATCCATACATTTATCAGTTAAAATCATTGCATCGACCTGTAGTAAGACGAACTCTACAAAAACTGTGTTTTGATTCTATTAGATTATTTGAGAGCTTTGACGTTACTGATATtgttaaaaatagattttttcattatttaaatattttgacagGTTGCAATAAAAGTTTAATAATTGGTAATTCATCCAGATGGCATGACCATATCAAACATCTTTTTTCTTTATGTCGCACGGTAAAACATATCCTGTATGGTATCCATAGGTTTTTTTATCAGtttgaatattatttatcattgtcTGCATTTCATGATGATAGAAATAAACTTATCATTAAAACATATCCAATAAAACTatcttttcaaaatataaaaacaccTTTACGCATttcgaagaaagtttgtaaACGAAATAGAGGGAAATCATTATCCGTCTACAGCTGA
- the LOC138310431 gene encoding uncharacterized protein CXorf38-like isoform X3, giving the protein MESIQRLVRSQTFSNWLDVAIGISITTTGISDYIKGTIRSLHDEIKYTEPCVRLPNCSSDCSKTEQNLSKWCPTCMEWKKQIMKHNRYNNRARNIKWKRISSKEWPHDVNEMVKVFAPDWETMIPYNEDLSVALHVIHNCKKFNIPIPVYNRVRDIRNTNAHGERRASITEKNQALNGLLKFLKRPEIASTKSGKKAISKLNKLKSTSALKLATTDVSIKRRLVQTVFLWF; this is encoded by the exons ATGGAGTCAATACAGCGACTAGTAAGGAGTCAAACATTTTCAAACTGGTTAGATGTCGCCATCGGTATATCAATCACAACAACAGGGATTTCGGATTATATTAAAGGAACTATCCGATCTTTACATGACGAAATAAAGTATACTGAGCCATGCGTGCGATTACCAAACTGTAGCAGCGACTGTAGTAAGACAGAACAAAACTTGTCTAAGTGGTGCCCTACTTGTATGGAATGGAAGAAACAGATAATGAAACACAATAGATATAACAACAGAGCAAGAAATATCAAATGGAAAAGAATCAGTTCTAAAGAATGGCCACATGATGTCAATGAAATGGTGAAGGTTTTTGCTCCAGATTGGGAAACTATGATACCATACAACGAGGACCTGTCTGTCGCATTGCACGTGATTCACAACTGCAAGAAGTTCAATATCCCTATCCCAGTTTACAATCGTGTCAGAGATATAAGGAACACAAATGCACACGGAGAACGCCGGGCGAGCATAACGGAAAAGAACCAAGCCCTGAACGGTCTGCTTAAGTTTCTTAAAAGGCCGGAAATCGCTTCAACTAAATCTGGTAAAAAAGCAATTTCAAAGCTAAATAAACTGAAATCAACATCTGCTCTGAAACTTGCCACAACTGATGTGTCAATCAAGCGTCGCCTGGTACAA actGTCTTCCTTTGGTTCTAA